The proteins below come from a single Thermopolyspora flexuosa genomic window:
- the fxsT gene encoding FxSxx-COOH system tetratricopeptide repeat protein, translating into MLPAEALRPVEEVAAPRNLVNLPVQAELFVGREKDLSDLERALDGQSRVVVAAVHGLGGIGKSTLAARYAMKKARSGTYNPVWWIIADSPASIEAGLAELAAALQPELADVLPSAALTKRAIAWLACHSDWLLLLDNVTKPDHVADLMGRISAGKLLVTSRLGAGWHRLGASVLRLDVLSEKEAVDLLTRIVTHDGTDVDLDGAKELVRELGCLPLAIEQAGAYIHQNRLSPRAYLGLLQRYPAQMFEQVAQGGDSARTIARVWRVTLDQLTGIPLAGDLLRVLAWYGPEAIPHVLLEGFAEPPQLQQALGALSAYNMINNDRSGITVHRLVQAVTRTPDPADPHRRPEDIRHALHQAITLISAALPSTPYNDPTSWPRWRTLVPHIAALVAHAPADTETVDLARLFNESGLFLIGQGDARRAIDCFERALDVIEKVRGHDHPDTLTSRNNLAGAYESAGDLNRAIPLYERTLADTERILGPDHPNTLTSRNNLAGAYESAGDLNRAIPLYERTLADTERILGPNHPNTLTSRNNLAYAYESAGDLNRAIPLFERTLADRERILGPDHPDTLTSRNNLAYAYGAAGDLNRAIPLYERTLADTERILGPDHPDTLTSRNNLAGAYESAGDLNRAIPLFERTLADRERILGPDHPDTLISRNNLAGAYESAGDLNRAIPLFERTLADRERILGPDHPDTLISRNNLAGAYRAAGDLNRAIPLYERTLADTERILGPDHPNTLTSRNNLAGAYESAGDLNRAIPLYERTLADTERILGPNHPNTLTSRNNLAYAYESAGDLNRAIPLYERTLADRERILGPDHPDTLTSRNNLAYAYGAAGDLNRAIPLYERTLADTERILGPDHPDTLASRNNLAYAYGAAGDLNRAIPLYERTLADRERILGPDHPDTLASRNNLAYAYGAAGDLNRAIPLYERTLADAERVLGDGHPITETVRSNLRAVKDDASGGSSQG; encoded by the coding sequence ATGCTGCCCGCCGAGGCGTTGCGCCCGGTCGAGGAGGTGGCCGCTCCGCGGAACCTCGTCAACCTGCCCGTTCAGGCAGAGTTGTTCGTCGGGCGTGAAAAGGATCTCTCCGACCTCGAGCGGGCGCTCGATGGACAAAGCCGGGTCGTCGTCGCCGCGGTGCACGGGCTGGGCGGCATCGGGAAATCGACACTGGCCGCCCGTTACGCCATGAAAAAAGCCAGATCCGGGACGTACAACCCGGTGTGGTGGATCATCGCCGACAGCCCTGCCTCCATCGAAGCCGGGCTTGCGGAGCTGGCGGCGGCACTGCAGCCGGAACTCGCCGACGTACTGCCGTCGGCCGCGCTGACCAAGCGGGCGATCGCCTGGCTCGCCTGCCACTCCGACTGGCTGCTCTTGCTCGACAACGTGACCAAGCCCGATCACGTCGCTGATCTGATGGGGCGCATCTCAGCCGGGAAGCTGCTGGTGACCAGCCGACTCGGCGCGGGATGGCACCGCTTGGGCGCCTCAGTGTTGCGGCTGGATGTGTTGAGCGAGAAAGAGGCGGTCGACCTGTTGACCCGGATCGTCACCCATGACGGCACCGACGTCGATCTCGACGGCGCGAAGGAGCTGGTGCGCGAGCTGGGCTGTCTGCCGCTGGCCATCGAGCAGGCGGGCGCCTACATCCATCAAAACCGTCTGTCGCCACGCGCGTATCTGGGCCTGCTGCAGAGGTATCCCGCCCAGATGTTCGAGCAGGTCGCGCAGGGCGGCGACAGCGCGCGCACCATCGCCCGGGTCTGGCGGGTCACACTCGATCAGCTCACCGGTATACCCCTCGCCGGCGACCTGCTACGGGTTCTGGCCTGGTATGGGCCCGAAGCGATCCCTCACGTACTGCTCGAGGGCTTCGCCGAACCTCCACAACTCCAGCAGGCTCTCGGCGCACTGTCCGCGTACAACATGATCAACAATGACAGGTCGGGCATCACCGTGCACCGCCTTGTGCAGGCCGTCACCCGTACTCCCGATCCCGCCGACCCCCACCGCCGTCCTGAGGACATTCGTCACGCCCTGCACCAGGCCATCACCCTCATCAGCGCAGCCCTGCCGTCGACCCCGTACAACGACCCGACCAGCTGGCCTCGATGGCGGACCCTAGTCCCGCACATCGCCGCTTTGGTTGCCCACGCCCCTGCTGACACCGAGACCGTCGACCTTGCGCGACTGTTCAACGAAAGCGGCCTCTTCCTGATTGGCCAGGGCGATGCCCGCCGTGCCATCGACTGTTTTGAGCGCGCACTTGACGTCATCGAGAAAGTGAGGGGACATGACCATCCCGACACCCTCACCTCACGCAACAACCTCGCCGGCGCCTACGAATCGGCCGGGGACCTCAACCGCGCCATCCCCCTGTACGAACGCACCCTCGCAGATACCGAGCGCATCCTCGGCCCCGACCACCCCAACACCCTCACCTCACGCAACAACCTCGCCGGCGCCTACGAATCGGCCGGGGACCTCAACCGCGCCATCCCCCTGTACGAACGCACCCTCGCAGATACCGAGCGCATCCTCGGCCCCAACCACCCCAACACCCTCACCTCACGCAACAACCTCGCCTACGCCTACGAATCGGCCGGGGACCTCAACCGCGCCATCCCCCTGTTCGAACGCACCCTGGCCGACCGCGAGCGCATCCTCGGCCCCGACCACCCCGACACCCTCACCTCACGCAACAACCTCGCCTACGCCTACGGAGCGGCCGGGGACCTCAACCGCGCCATCCCCCTGTACGAACGCACCCTCGCAGATACCGAGCGCATCCTCGGCCCCGACCACCCCGACACCCTCACCTCACGCAACAACCTCGCCGGCGCCTACGAATCGGCCGGGGACCTCAACCGCGCCATCCCCCTGTTCGAACGCACCCTGGCCGACCGCGAGCGCATCCTCGGCCCCGACCACCCCGACACCCTCATCTCACGCAACAACCTCGCCGGCGCCTACGAATCGGCCGGGGACCTCAACCGCGCCATCCCCCTGTTCGAACGCACCCTGGCCGACCGCGAGCGCATCCTCGGCCCCGACCACCCCGACACCCTCATCTCACGCAACAACCTCGCCGGCGCCTACCGAGCGGCCGGGGACCTCAACCGCGCCATCCCCCTGTACGAACGCACCCTCGCAGATACCGAGCGCATCCTCGGCCCCGACCACCCCAACACCCTCACCTCACGCAACAACCTCGCCGGCGCCTACGAATCGGCCGGGGACCTCAACCGCGCCATCCCCCTGTACGAACGCACCCTCGCAGATACCGAGCGCATCCTCGGCCCCAACCACCCCAACACCCTCACCTCACGCAACAACCTCGCCTACGCCTACGAATCGGCCGGGGACCTCAACCGCGCCATCCCCCTGTACGAACGCACCCTGGCCGACCGCGAGCGCATCCTCGGCCCCGACCACCCCGACACCCTCACCTCACGCAACAACCTCGCCTACGCCTACGGAGCGGCCGGGGACCTCAACCGCGCCATCCCCCTGTACGAACGCACCCTCGCAGATACCGAGCGCATCCTCGGCCCCGACCACCCCGACACCCTGGCCTCACGTAACAACCTCGCCTACGCCTACGGAGCGGCCGGGGACCTCAACCGCGCCATCCCCCTGTACGAACGCACCCTGGCCGACCGCGAGCGCATCCTCGGCCCCGACCACCCCGACACCCTGGCCTCACGTAACAACCTCGCCTACGCCTACGGAGCGGCCGGGGACCTCAACCGCGCCATCCCCCTCTACGAACGCACCCTCGCCGATGCAGAGCGGGTGCTGGGGGATGGCCATCCGATCACTGAGACGGTGAGGAGCAATCTCAGGGCGGTCAAGGACGATGCCTCAGGGGGGAGCTCTCAGGGCTAG